The Candidatus Schekmanbacteria bacterium DNA window ACATACCGCAAAGAACGCAAAGCCTCTCATTGATAACAGGCTTTGCCTGCTCTTCGAAGCTGACTGCTCCGTCCCAGCAGACATGGTAACATTTCTTGCAGTTGATACATTCCACATTTTCATTCACCTGCGGTCTTTCTACTCCATGAATCCCGAAGTCCTTGGCTTCAGGGGCAGAGCACCCGCTGGCACAGCTTGAGATTGATACCGTGAACTTATTATGCGAAATTAATGGACCATGCGCCTTATCCGCCATTATCTCGGTAATCCCATATTCTTCCAGCTTCTCAATGATAGGGACAACCAGCTCTCTTACATCTATTATCTGGGCAGGACATCCGAAATATTTGGAATGGCAGGCTTCAACCTGATAGAGACAGTCTTTCCCTTCCTTTTCCGTAGGAGGGATTTCAGGCATGTCCCCGCTTGCCATGCAGGCGCAAAGCTTATCAACAAACTTCTTTCCGAAGAACTCGTCATAGTCTTTTATTGTCTGCTTCACATCTTCAACTATTACCTTTGCATGCTTTTCCCGACGGGCGATCTTTTCAGCATAGATTCTCCTCATAGGTATCTGAGGAGGACCTGCGACAATGTTATTATCAAAATATTCTACCGCTTCTTTTTCCCACTCCATTTAAAACCTCCAATATAATTTAAAAGCCTGTTTCTGTTGGTTACACACAATTTTCAACGTTAGTAAAAAACATGGC harbors:
- a CDS encoding 4Fe-4S binding protein, which encodes MEWEKEAVEYFDNNIVAGPPQIPMRRIYAEKIARREKHAKVIVEDVKQTIKDYDEFFGKKFVDKLCACMASGDMPEIPPTEKEGKDCLYQVEACHSKYFGCPAQIIDVRELVVPIIEKLEEYGITEIMADKAHGPLISHNKFTVSISSCASGCSAPEAKDFGIHGVERPQVNENVECINCKKCYHVCWDGAVSFEEQAKPVINERLCVLCGMCIKACPTGTISSKEKGYRILVGGTFGRMQTVGKEVFRIGQKEDIFKTLDAVVNLIKEKMGDEHFLAQVVDKVGLDYITRRVFASPPHKCKC